Genomic window (Candidatus Methylomirabilis sp.):
GAGTTCCATAAGTGCATCGAGTGCTTCCTCTGTCAGAATGTGTGTCACGTCATCCGCGACCACGAAGAGAACAAGCCGCACTTCGCCGGGCCACGCTTCTTTGTTCGACTTGCGGCGCTGGAGATGCACCCGTTGGACACCCACTCGCGCACGGAGATGGTGCGGACGAAAGCCGGAATTGGCTACTGCAACATTACCAAGTGCTGTACCGAGGTCTGCCCCGAGCAGATCCGGATCACCGACAACGCCATCATCCCGCTGAAGGAGCGTGTGGTGGACGATTGCTACGACCCGCTCCTCTGGCTGCTCCGCAAGCTCACCCAAAAGTAATTCCGCCCGCCCCTCTTGATTGTGCCCCTTCCGCATCTTGACTTGAAAGGACGAACTGCCGCTTGGCCGATTCGGTCGCCCCGAGGAGGTCGCAGCCGTCGTCATCTGTCTGGCATCTCAAAAGGTCAGCTTAGTGACCGGCGCGTGCGTTACGGTCAATGGCTGTCAGTCGCGGTCGCTCATCTAAC
Coding sequences:
- a CDS encoding SDR family oxidoreductase, translating into MPLGRFGRPEEVAAVVICLASQKVSLVTGACVTVNGCQSRSLI